CCAACCATACTAAcgacatttcaaatgctcaacaGTCATATAGGGCAACTGGCTACTGTACTAAACAGCACAGAAAACATGGGATGAATTCACTGTAGAAAGTTTCTATTGGGTAAGCATGGCTAGCTACACAATCTGCCTGTTTAGTTAGCAGTcgacatttaaaaattagatttaatATACAAATCTCAATTTCTGGCCTCTACTGAAAAATCAGAAGATCAAGGCACTCCAGGTGCACTTCCCACAGGGCCACAGTTGGTTGGAACTGAGCAACACTTACCCTCTATCAGGTGGGAAGATCTCTGGTCTGCCAGAGTCCCAGTAAGCCCACACTTCACATATTCACAGAGCAGCCTGGTGGCTAACTGTCCTTCAAACCCTTGTTgctgtcctctcttttcttttccacagaTGGGAAATCTGGGACCAGAGAGGGAAACGCACTTTTTGTAGATCACACACCACAAAGGAAGACAGGCAGAACTAGGACCTAGGTTCTCAGGCCAGAGTTAAAAACCAACAaataacaaacgaatatgattgctgagtcattaaattgatgtttcttttagtctccagtatcttagagcagctagaagtaaaaatctaaaattgtggaactgtaaccgataccaaactccaaaatctgttctacaactaattgttgtgctgcgctttgaaatttattgctttattgtatatatgttattttttacacacacaccaaaaaagtcaattttgataataaaattatttattccttctagcctcctatattctggagcagctagaaggaaaaatctgagatgatggtatggtagcccatgactaactctgggatctctcctgtaactacttattgaagagtgctttgaaaactattgcttttttctttctttgctttgtatatatttctattatataatttaaaaagttgaaaaaaaaaacaaaaaaacaagtacCCACTCTGTCCTTAGCAGCTAATCAGCCACTGGGACAGGATAACAATGACGCAAGAGTCCCTGACCTCACCCCAATGCCCTCATCTGGAGACTCTGGACACAGGAGTTGTGGCATCTTGAGATGGACTTTATTGGACATGCAGCTGCCCAAGCCACGGATCTGGGAGCAAAGAGGCCTGGGGCCCTGGATCCAGGCACTGAGTTTGAGGAGGCCCGGGGATCAGGGCTGTTTGGAGCGAGGCCACAAGCGACTGGTGAGAGAGCCGAAGAAGAGGTTCTGCTTGCTGGACTTGGACAGCTCTGCCAGGCGCTGCTGCTCTTCCTGGGGCAGGCAGGAagacagatgaatgaaaaggtcagtggggtggggagagccTCCACCCAGACTCCCAGgttcccagcccccagcccacagGCCACCCTTCTTTTAGACCTCTATCCAGCTGAGACCCTTTGTCCTGAACTCCTGGAACATCAGCCCATACACAGGAGGTCCTGAGACCCAGCCCAAACACTGGCAAGAACCAGCTCTAAGTCTCAGCAATCCAGGCTCAGATGTTTGGGACATGCCAGACCAAAATCTCACGTACTCAGGGTCTCTAGCCCTGAGTCTCAGAAGCTTCTCAGGCTCTCAAATCTCATGATTCCCTTCCTCAGATCCCAGGGTAGCCCCATGAACTCTGGGAACATAACACAAACCCTACAACCCCAGTCTGTATGCTGGAGACCCCAGGCCCAAATTCCAGGGCCCTCTTCCTTGACCGCACATTCCTGCACCCTTGGTCTCAGGTCCTCAGCTCTAAGCCCTATGATCCCTGCCTGGATGTTGGGGGATCCCTTCTCTGGGCAATCAGGGGCTCCAGTCCTACCCCCAGGAACCTAACCCAGAATCTGGTCAAGCTCAGTCTAGACCCCTAGGAATCTCTTCCCAAGACTCAATCCATATTTTCTACCCCAGTTCCACATTACCAGGGACCCATCAAGACTATCAGAACTACTTCTCTCCGGAATTCTCACCCTTATCCACTTCCCTCTGGAATTCTTATCCTTGGGCCTTACCCCCATATCCCCAGGACCCTCTTCCAGATCTGACCCAAACCCACAGTCTACTTCCAAAAATAATCAGGACCCCCAGACCTGCTCAAGACCATCAAGGAAAACCCCTCTCCCAGACCTAGCTCAAATGCTTGGTGTTTCCTCCTTCTGTTCTGAGAGCAGGCTGCAGAATCAATCccgccccagccccccacccccccgccgtCCCTCTCCACACTCCTTACAACTCTTAAGACAGGTAGTGTCATATTCCCCAGTTTATAGACAAGGCAAACACAAggcatttgcccaaggtcactcagccaACCATGGAAGCAGGAGACAGGCTGACTCAGGACACCTCCTTCAGGAAGCTTCAGGAACTGATGTACTGTCCTGCTGGCCTCAGGATCTGTAGCACCCACCTGCTCTAACCGGCTTTGCCGCTGTTTGAAAGCCTCAAGTGGGTCATCCTCCAGTGCGTAGTGCTCCAGCACTGTCCGGACATCCTCCACACCATTCAATGCAATGGCTGTGGGCACAACAGGTGGGGGTCAGTTGGGCAGAGGGCCAGAGGAAGGCAGGGCCAACAAAGGTCAGACAGGAGGGGCTGGTGCTACCTGATGCTACCTGGGACATTCCTTGACACTGAAAGGGCTCCTTGAACATTCCCAAGTGCACCCAAAACATTCCAGAGGGGTACCCCAAACATCCTAAGAAGGTTCTAAAGACTAAGATGCTTCTGAGCTTCCTGCATCTCAACTGCCCAGTTTCATGAAAGACAAGCCAGAATCATATGCTTATCATTCCTCCTGAGGGTCAAGGATTCTGGGATCAGAGGCCAAGAGGTCAGGGGTCAGCCTCACTCTTAAGGAAGGCAGACAGATCCAACAAGACCCGGTCATCAGAATTGCCATCCCAGGGCCGTAGGGCGACACCATTGTAGGGTTGTAAGCGGAAGGCTTCCTTTTTGCAGTCCACAACCACCACACGGGCTGGGTCCCGATTCAGACACGAGATGTCCTGAAAGTGGATGACAGACAAGGTCAAAGCCTGAGCCCCTCCTTTCCCCACCACGGGCccacagacagatggatggacgcacgcacacacacacgcgcacacacacacacacacacacacacacacacgaaatcACCATGACTGAGGCCTCCCAAAGACCAGGCTTGTATGAATGGCATTAAACTCCCCAGGGAGCTTGGGAGCTAATCGCACAGATTCCCAGAATTCCCACCTAGGTAACACAGAAACAGATTAACTCAGGAGGTCTGGGGAGGGAACGAGGCTCTTGCACATTTAACTAACATCTCACACTGTGGTATATTGAGGTTTGGAAACCTCTTACCCAGACAGAGGTGTGAACAAATCTACAGCAACACAGAAGGACTTACACAGAGACACCAAGACACACACCTTATACAATCCATGCCTCAATCTTAACCCATgtactatgttttcttttttttttaagaatgtagAATAGGAACTTCATTTATTGTAGGCACTGAAATGGGTCAAATGTGCCGGGAGGGTTTATGAAATACTCAAGCCCCCACCCTGCTTCAAACAAGAAACTGAATGCAGACTAAGTATGTTTCTGCTTCGGATACTAATGATATCCAGATGTTACAGATGACAGTCATTTTAGCGTGGGTTTAGGAGGGTTCTCCCTGAgggtttttctttccttaaaaatgGTCTTAAGTTTGGCTTCCAGACTTGAATTCTTAGGGAATAATAAACAGCAGAAACAGGGATTCTTCTGTTcccaaggaaacaaaaatgatCTATCAACAGTTTATCCACTATCACTGTGACCACTGTATCCAAAACACTAGCTAGAAAAGAAGTTAAGTTAATTGCCAGTACAGGTTCCATACAATAACATTATTAGACAAATTATTTTTGGCTTTGTAACAGGCTAAATAAGGTGGTTGGGACTGACCTATAGTGATTGTTGGTTTCAGTAACACATACACAGGTAAAAGTTAAAACAGCTATGACTCAATTTATAGTTTAAGAAGCACCCTCTATAAGAACAAGATCACACTGACTTTGTCTTTAAAACGTCATATAACTCCTGAGTTTcatataaaatgtgaaaactttAGTTAAGAATGAACCCAAATAGAGTATTAACATTTACTTAATGTTCGCCACTAATGACTCTCACAAAACTCTGAGTTCCACTGGATTTAGAAGTGATTTTACATTCCATATCTTCTAATGTATCATATTTCATATTACTAATGATGcagtcaagaaaatgaaaattttctcttcattttctgttctctatttttcACCTCATCTTAATCTTCTTCTGTGATATCGTATTTATTCTTCCCATCACTAAGGTACGGAACACGCAGCTACACACGACATGATGAGCTCTCGTTATCTATCACTTCCAATTCCTGTTGCTATTTTTGGTAGAGTGGGTGGCTTCTGTCAGACTTAATCTTAAAATCTTTTTAACTGGCACTTCAGGGACAAGTGTCAGTGAAATGATATCTAATAGTTGTGGAAACAACTCATGTACTTCTGAACTCCTAAGGAAAACAGACCACCAGATCCATCAAGATGCAGTCAGAAACCCAACAGAAACCTAGACCCAGACTCAGACTCCTGGAACCCACAGGGAGACTGCAGgtccaacaaaccccaaacacaGTGTCATATGAGCTACTAGAATTACACATAGTCCCAGAAATACAGTTCCAGATACACAGAGACAAAACAGTTTCCAAACACCCCATGTCCCTCCTACCCTTCATGCCCCAATCATCTTCTTTAATGAGATCCCATTTCcccagaaaataaggaagaaagaagggcCTACTGATACCCAACAGGAAGTAGAGTCAAGGCAGAACCACAACCAGGACTGAGAGACTGGGGTCAGAGCTGGgccctctttccctcctttcctcaggACTGCCAGCCCAGTAAACCCTCCAGATCCCAAAGGCCCACCCATAACCCCCACCATGGCACCTTAACATGGTGTCCTTCCATATATCGTGTGGCGTCCCGGAATAGGCGATAGGAGATGAAGCCGTGGGGGTCCACACTGTCAATGAGTGGAAATGCAGTCTGGGTGGAGCAGGAAGAACAAGATAAGACTGAGACCTGGACACCAGACATCCTGCCACATTGACCATCCCTCCCCTGCCCTGTACCCTCACCATGCCAGTTTCCGATGTAAAGATGACGATTTCATACAAAGGTGCAAGCTGTTGGAATAAGGTCTCGATGCCTGGGCGCTTCTTAAACCTCCAGCCCGTGGCCAGCTGGGGATGCCATGGAAACAGTGAGACACCAAGATCAGAGCTCAGAGCCCCCAGAAGACAAAGACCCAGCCTGGGGATTTCCCAAAACCAGAGTTCTCTCATTCTGTCCTGGTGGCTCTGGGGGACTTCAGGGATACCTGGGCATTGATTAAAGCTCTGTGACTCAAGAGGACCTGGGTTCCAAAATAATAGCTGACTCCTTTGTGGCATGTACCGGTGCTAAAAACTCATACAACAACCCTACCCAGTGGTACCGCCATTATTTCCGTTCCACAGCTGCAGAGAGTGAGGCCCAGGATcacatggcagagctgggattggaCCCTAGTCTGACTCCAGAGACGATGCACTGAACTGAATCATCAAGCTCCAGCCCCCCAGTTCTATTCAGGGCCCCAACCCATTGCCTTCCCCAGGACACACCGACCACTCAGGGTGCAAGAGGACACCAGTGAGTTCCAAGACCAGTGTATAGGGTGGCTGGTAGTATGGCTCTCGCAGAGGGTCTGGGAGAAGGCAGGGACTCGTAGGCTCGATGATCATCTGTGGGAGAGGAACAGATGGGGGCACTCAGATAGGGAGCTGAGGGGGCTAAGGATAGAGGGGAAAGAGACGGAGAGAGGGCTCCCACTCACCTGTCTATaatctttgaaatatttataagtCCGGCGCAACTGCTGTACCAGGACTGGATCTAGGAGAACACCAGGGCGCAAAGGAATTCTGAGATGAGCCCTGTTTAATCTCCCGGACAAATGAGGGGTTTATTTATCTACCAGATACAAACCTGTCTATCTGCCTACCTGGTTTGAAACAGCCCGTTTCTAGGTCCAAAGGCAGATGGCAATACAATGACATGACTGCCAGGTAGAATTATATTTATTCACTTGCCCAATTTTAACCTGATTATTTACACCACATGCTATCCCAAGTATAAAACAGAATGCGTATTTGCTCACTTAAGACCAATATACATATACCTGTCCATTCTGAACCACCATGCTCCCAGATCTAGCAACTTTAAGCCAATATACCACAACTAGTTAAACCAGAATGAACATATACACAGATCTACATACTTTAAACCCATTCTCAACCAGAAGCAATTTTGTATATTTACCCCCTGCCCACTCTAAAAACAATCAATATATCAACATGTCAGTTTACAAACATCCCCAGCACACACAGGCAGCTTTCTGGACCTaccaattttattcttcttctagGAAGGACCAGGTGTAATAGGAATTGACAACTACTCTCTACTATCCAGTTTCTCTGTCAGAAATTCCCACCAAAAACTGGTTAAccagaaggggaaggaggaaggaggtaCTATTTTGGAAATGAGGAGCCGAAGGGTAGGGGActgcaagaaaaagaagaggctaTCCTAAAAGAGGAGCTGGCTAGGGACTGCAGATGCTCAGCTAAGGCACAGGAAACCATGTGTCTGGCTGCCCTGAACCCCCCACATCCCCTCCCCCTCTGTCCCTCACCATCTGCTCCTGGACTAAGGGGCCAGGTCAGGGGACAAGGGCTTTGTAATGCCCCTCCCCACAAACCATCCAGCTGCTGACTCCCCCACCCCTAATGAAAGGAGGAGGGGCTGGTGGGGGGCACCACATGGAGGGTTACATCACAGCAAACAACAGAGTTGGGAGGGTCAGGGGACCCCAGAGTCTTGTTTCCTCACCATTGTCAAATTCATCGGGAATCTggaaggtagaaagaaaaatgcGGAGGTTGGAATGGCGAAGACACAACATCACACCCAGGAAAGAAACCTCCAGGCCTCTGAGAGGAATAGGCAAAAGTCTCTGGGGAGAAAAGGCTTACCCCAAATAAGAAATGAACCTGACCAGACCAAAGAGGACCACCCTCACACCTAAGGGGCTCCAGGTAGGACATCTGTGACTCTTCCCCCCTCACCTTGGCACCAGTTTCATCCACGGAGTTGTTTCCTGCAAGGCAAACAGGGCGAATGAGAGGAATTGGGGCCTGGACTCCTAGGTCCTGAGGGAGGAGTGGGAAGGGGGCCTggatttctgggttttgagaagaGGACTGGGAGCTTGGACTCCTGGGTCTGAGGGAAGAGGACAAGAAGCATAATCTCCTGGGTTCATGAGAGGAGGGGGCTGGGAACCTGGATTCCTGGCTCTCTGAGGAAGAAGGAGCAAAGGGAAGGGCTAGTCCTGAGGGAAGAGGCTTAGTAGGCTGGTCAATATCTATCCTTCCCTATCTTCCCCTCTTCTGACTGGTACCCTACAACTTGCTGAAGAAACCAACTAGAAGTAGAAACTTGA
The genomic region above belongs to Tamandua tetradactyla isolate mTamTet1 chromosome 16, mTamTet1.pri, whole genome shotgun sequence and contains:
- the TIMM50 gene encoding mitochondrial import inner membrane translocase subunit TIM50 isoform X2, with translation MKLVPRFPMNLTMMIIEPTSPCLLPDPLREPYYQPPYTLVLELTGVLLHPEWSLATGWRFKKRPGIETLFQQLAPLYEIVIFTSETGMTAFPLIDSVDPHGFISYRLFRDATRYMEGHHVKDISCLNRDPARVVVVDCKKEAFRLQPYNGVALRPWDGNSDDRVLLDLSAFLKTIALNGVEDVRTVLEHYALEDDPLEAFKQRQSRLEQEEQQRLAELSKSSKQNLFFGSLTSRLWPRSKQP
- the TIMM50 gene encoding mitochondrial import inner membrane translocase subunit TIM50 isoform X1 codes for the protein MAASTALFSRSWSCLRQGARGLCTRLATPPPRAPDQVVEIGSRGNTQAQGPQQQQGSEGPSYAKKVALWLAGLLGAGGTVSVVYIFGNNSVDETGAKIPDEFDNDPVLVQQLRRTYKYFKDYRQMIIEPTSPCLLPDPLREPYYQPPYTLVLELTGVLLHPEWSLATGWRFKKRPGIETLFQQLAPLYEIVIFTSETGMTAFPLIDSVDPHGFISYRLFRDATRYMEGHHVKDISCLNRDPARVVVVDCKKEAFRLQPYNGVALRPWDGNSDDRVLLDLSAFLKTIALNGVEDVRTVLEHYALEDDPLEAFKQRQSRLEQEEQQRLAELSKSSKQNLFFGSLTSRLWPRSKQP
- the TIMM50 gene encoding mitochondrial import inner membrane translocase subunit TIM50 isoform X3, translated to MIIEPTSPCLLPDPLREPYYQPPYTLVLELTGVLLHPEWSLATGWRFKKRPGIETLFQQLAPLYEIVIFTSETGMTAFPLIDSVDPHGFISYRLFRDATRYMEGHHVKDISCLNRDPARVVVVDCKKEAFRLQPYNGVALRPWDGNSDDRVLLDLSAFLKTIALNGVEDVRTVLEHYALEDDPLEAFKQRQSRLEQEEQQRLAELSKSSKQNLFFGSLTSRLWPRSKQP